The Pongo abelii isolate AG06213 chromosome 19, NHGRI_mPonAbe1-v2.0_pri, whole genome shotgun sequence genome includes the window tccctctttttctctgtgcccccctccccgccccgagCAGACTTCTGAACGAGAGCGAAAAGCGGCCCTTCGTGGAGGAGGCGGAGCGGCTGCGCGTGCAGCACAAGAAGGACCATCCGGATTACAAGTACCAGCCGCGGCGGAGGAAGTCGGTGAAGAACGGGCAGGCGGAGGCAGAGGAGGCCACGGAGCAGACGCACATCTCCCCCAACGCCATCTTCAAGGCGCTGCAGGCCGACTCGCCTCACTCCTCGTCCGGCATGAGCGAGGTGCACTCCCCCGGCGAGCACTCGGGTGAGTCGCCCCTCGGCCCCGCCGCACAAGCCAACCCCGTCCCGCCTGGCACACCCCCGCCCTCCGCCTGGGAGATTCTTCGTGGAGACTTTATGCTTCCCGGGAGGGACACACTACCCTTTGCGCCTGTCCGGCTCCCCTCTCTACCCAGAGCCTAAGAGGCACCCAaacaccacacccacacacacacacacacacacacaccccaactcaATCCCAGCATCCGACGAGATTAACTTTTTTATTGGGAGGTAAAATGCCCTTACAGTCTTACAAGACCTCCCCCTTCTTCTTTGCTCCCCGACCCCAAAAGCACACACAGGGCTCTTATACAAGTAGCAATTAGGTCTTCCGAACCCTCCGGGCCCCAGACCCTCCCCTGATAAAAGGGGGCTGTCCAGTGTGTACCGGCGGGTTAATCATTGGGCGACTTATCTCTGGTGCAGCGCGCCTCCTGCGCGGGTGCGGGCTCTTATTACACTTTAGCAACGAGGGAGGGTCCTCGGAGGGTGCCTAAGACTAGGGCGTTTGCACAGCCCTTGTTGATTTTCCCGTGCTTGTTCTTTTATTGTCCACAGGGCAATCCCAGGGCCCACCGaccccacccaccacccccaaAACCGACGTGCAGCCGGGCAAGGCTGACCTGAAGCGAGAGGGGCGCCCCTTGCCAGAGGGGGGTAGACAGCCCCCTATCGACTTCCGCGACGTGGACATCGGCGAGCTGAGCAGCGACGTCATCTCCAACATCGAGACCTTCGACGTCAACGAGTTTGACCAGTACCTGCCGCCCAACGGCCACCCGGGGGTGCCGGCCACGCACGGCCAGGTCACCTACACGGGCAGCTACGGCATCAGCAGCACCGCGGCCACCCCGGCGGGCGCGGGCCACGTGTGGATGTCCAAGCAGCAGGCGCCGCCGCCACCCCCACAGCAGCCCCCACAGGCCCCGCCGGCCCCGCAGGCGCCCCCGCAGCCGCAGGCGGCGCCCCCGCAGCAGCCGGCCGCGCCCCCGCAGCAGCCACAGGCGCACACGCTGACCACGCTGAGCAGCGAGCCGGGCCAGTCCCAGCGAACACACATCAAGACGGAGCAGCTGAGCCCCAGCCACTACAGCGAGCAGCAGCAGCACTCGCCCCAGCAGATCGCCTACAGCCCCTTCAACCTCCCACACTACAGCCCCTCCTACCCGCCCATCACCCGCTCACAGTACGACTACACCGACCACCAGAACTCCAGCTCCTACTACAGCCACGCGGCGGGCCAGGGCACCGGCCTCTACTCCACCTTCACCTACATGAACCCCGCCCAGCGCCCCATGTACACCCCCATCGCCGACACCTCTGGGGTCCCTTCCATCCCGCAGACCCACAGCCCCCAGCACTGGGAACAACCCGTCTACACACAGCTCACTCGACCTTGAGGAGGCCTCCCACGAAGGGCAAAGATGGCCGAGATGATCCTAAAAATAACCGAAGAAAGAGAGGACCAACCAGAATTCCCTttggacatttgtgtttttttgtttttttattttgttttgttttttcttcttctttttcttccttaaagaCATTTAAGCTAAAGGCAACTCGTACCCAAGTTTCCAAGACACAAACATGACCTATCCAAGCGCATTACCCACTTGTGGCCAATCAGTGGCCAGGCCAACCGTGGCTAAATGGAGCAGCGAAATCAACGAGAAACTGGACTTTTTAAACCCTCTTCAGAGCAAGCGTGGAGGATGATGGAGAATCGTGTGATCAGTGTGCTAAATCTCTCTGCCTGTTTGgactttgtaattatttttttagcagtaattaaagaaaaaagtcctCTGTGAGGAATattctctattttaaatatttttagtatgtACTGTGTATGATTCATTACCATTTTGAGgggatttatacatatttttagataaaattaaaGCTCTTATTTTTCCAACAGCTAAACTACTCTTAGTTGAACAGTGTGCCCTAGCTTTTCTTGCAACCAGAGTATTTTTGTACAGATTTGCTTtctcttacaaaaagaaaaaaaaatcctgttgtattaacatttaaaaacagaattgtGTTGTGTGATCAGTTTTGGGGGTTAAGTTTGCTTAATTCCTCAGGCTTTGCGATTTAAGGAGGagctgccttaaaaaaaataaaggcctTATTTTGCAATTATGGGAGTAAACAATAGTCTAGAGAAGCATTTGGTAAGCTTTAtcgtatatatattttttaaacaagagaaaaacaccTTGAGCCTTAAAACCACGCTGCTGGGAAACATTTGCACTCTCTTTTAGTGCATTTCCTCCTGCCTTTGCTTGTTCACTGCAGTCTTAAGAAAGAGGTAACAGGCAAGCAAAGGAGATGAAATCTGTTCTGGGAATGTTTCAGCAGCCAATAAGTGCCCGAGCACACTGCCCCCGGTTGCCTGCCTGGGCCCCATGTGGAAGGCAGATGCctgctcgctctgtcacctgtgCCTCTCTGAACGCCAGCAGTTAACCTTCAAGACATTCCACGtgctaaaattatttattttgtaaggagaggttttaattaaaacaaaaaaaaaacttccttttttttttttttttccaattttacctTCTTTAAAATAGGTTGTTGGAGCCTTCCTCAAAGGGTATGGTCATCTGTTGTTAAATTATGTTCTTAACTGtaaccagtttttttttatttatctctttaatctttttttattattaaaagcaaGTTTCTTTGGATTCCTCACCCTAGATTTGTATAAATGCCTTTTTGTCCAtcccttttttctttgttgtttttgttgaaaaCAAACTGGaaacttgtttctctttttgtataaatGAGAGATTGCAAATGTAGTGTATCACTGAGTCATTTGCAGTGTTTTCTGCCACAGACCTTTGGGCTGCcctatattgtgtgtgtgtgtgtgtgtgtgtgtgtgtgtgttttgacacAAAAACAATGCAAGCATGTGTCATCGATATTTCTCTGCATCTTCTCTTGGAGTGAGGGAGGCTACCTGGAGGGGATCAGCCCACTGACAGACCTTAATCTTAATTACTGCTGTGGCTAGAGAGTTTGaggattgctttttaaaaaagacagcaaactttttttttatttaaaaaaagatatattaacaGTTTTAGAAGTCAGTAgaataaaatcttaaaagcacTCATAATATGGCATCCTTCAATTTCTGTATAAAAgcagatctttttaaaaagatatttctgTAACTTAAGAAACCTGGCATTTAAATCATATTTTGTCTTTAGGTAAAAGCTTTGGTTTGTGTtcgtgttttgtttgtttcacttgTTACCCTCCCAGCCCCAAACCTTTTGTTCTCTCTGTGAAACTtacctttccctttttctttctctttttttttgtatattattgtTTACAATAAATATACATTGCATTAAAAAGAAAGTGGCCCTGTGGATTTATTCACCCAGTTCTCCTTTTGGATGATTTGGCAAATTTGAGCACAAAAGATATTGTGGAGTGCTGATCGCTGTGATGTTTTCGTTTTTTATCAGCAACTTTGGCAATCCTGGAAAACACGCTGAGGAAAAGACTGTATCTCCAAAAATCTAGGCAGAAAAATCTTGAAAAGTGCCACTCCAATAGATCACACAGAAAATTACATGTCAGTAGTTGCTCACTCTGGCAAAAATGTTTGTTGTGGTTTTCATGACCTCATGCTTCAGGGCAAAAGCTGTCCCTTGTGGAGGTCACAGGGAATATTAGACCTGAAAGCAGGAGCTTGTCAGTAGACAGAATGCCAGAGGGGTGACTTGCTTATCTGGTTTTAATATGGCAAACTTTCTGTTCCTATGAACACATACCCAAGAAATGGAGTATCCACTTAAAAAGCAAAGGAAGCCAGAGAAAAACGATGTCTACAGGGAACCAGAGGGAAGCCTGTCGTATTAACCCATTAAATGATTCAGAGCCTTCCAGATTTCTCTGTAGAGACAATGAAGGGATGATTTTTCTGCTCCCTCCAGTTTAACTCATTCTAAGCAGACGCAAAGCCAttgtagaagaaataagacctaatCCTGTTTTCCTTGGCCCCAGTTAGATGGGGAGTTTCCAGGTTCAGAGAAACGTTCAGGTCATTTTTCATTAAATAGATGAAATCACCCCTTCCCTCACATGGGCACAcctccccatccccactcccacACCCCAGCTGATTGGAGAAGTGTCTCTAAACAGTCAGTCACCTTCACCCTCTCAGGCTAGTTTTACTACTGGGCCTGTGTCTCTGACAGTCTTAACCAGAGTCCAACCTCTCTGGCGTTACCTCACATTGTCTGTTTCTGCTTACTGGATTCCTGGCTGACATCCCACACCAGGAACATGGCAACCAGGAAAATGGTAGTTATCAAATGGAGGCAACATTAGTACTCGACCTCCTTTGCAAATTCCTTCGACAAACATTGATTGAGGGCCTGTGATCTGCGGGGGACTGTGCAAATCCTTCCCTACCCCTTCAGACATCAAATTCTGTTCCTTGTTTGTGACATAGCCTTCCATGCGCTGAGGCCCTCCCTTCTTAcaaaatctctatttttttttctcttgccaacACTCACAAAGTCCTTTTAAAAAGCCTCTGTGGTGTTCACTAATTCTTGCCTACCTTATTCGTTCTAATCCCTTTGTCTATTAAAATCaacacacaccattccactgcgaCTACCCCCTTCCCTAGCAAATCTGTATGTTTGCTAGACTGTTCTCCCTTCCAGAAATACGCTCTTTTTCCCAGTATGTGGCCTTTGCCAGGACTTCTTGAAGCCGAAATGTTCCTTTGGGACATAAACTTGTCAAGGGACCTGAAGCAAGTTGTTTTGCTTTCCCGTGCCTCACTTTCCCCTTTTGCTGAGTATGTTTATAATTCCTCCTACATAGAGCAGGGTTGTTAATAGAGGAGATTTTAGCCAGAGCAATCCGGGAATTGACTGCATTGAAGTCCCCTGGTCTGTACAGCAGTCCCCCTGCATTAGAATTCCTGGGAGTAATACCCAGGAAAAAGAGTTTCATAAGCTCCCCGAGTGGCTCTGATACACAGTAAAATACAAGAGACACAGGAGTGCTGGGAGAGAATTCCTCAGAATCCCGCTCACCCTCATATCTATCAGATCTAGTCAAAGCCCAATATCAccagattataaaatattttggaggaaTTTTTAGTCTAACTCCAGAAGCACAGAGCTTATCACCCTGGCAACAGCAACACATTGACTGGAAACCTAGGAGAGTCCTTCACACCGGAAAGAGCTTGTATGTAGATCCagggttatttgtttgtttgcacttaaaataaaaccttttcttttctaaCCATTTTAACAAAACTGGAATTTTTAgcaaaagggaataaaaataaactcatttaAGAATCGGTCTTTTGCTCTATTATTAAATTAGAGCCATGTGGATTCGTTTGAGCTGTTTGACTTTCCCACTTCAACTCCATCCCATCCCTTTCCTTCCCTGATTTGCAGAATGAATGTTTTTGAggcagcatggtggcacatttaTATTAAAGTAATTGATGAACTATCACTACAGCCAGAGATGGATTTACTATGAAGCAAACAAAGCTCAAGCTTCAGCACCTCTCAAAAGCACAGGCTCCTTTTAAGGCTCTGGACttattcttgaatttttaaaatttaaattctttttcttaaagaactttgcctcaaaaaaaaaaaaaaaacaaaaaacataaacttCATGCCCCACAAAAGCTGGATCTGCCCCTGATCACAGCTATTGGCCAGTAAACTGCAGCATTAGAGGCTGCCATAGAAGATAGCAAgatacttttctttctgttctcaacagtgcctgaaacatagtaggtgctcaacaaatacctACCTTCCATCGTATCCGTGAACATGATGGTATTGCCAGAGAACACACTGGAACCTCTGCAATAACACTCTACCACTTGTCCTTACACAGTTTCTTATCCCTCTGAGAGTCAAATGAATTTTTGCTTCTCAAATGACATTCACCTGCAGGCATAAGACAGGTTTCTTGCACACGAGAAACGCAATGACCTGCCCTCCtattctttcccttccctcttcctgctcattcctttttttcttttctttgccacCTCTCCCCTGCATTTTCTCAGAGTCTCCCCTTGACTCTGACAGCTGAAAAGTTTGCTGGGCCCTGATTGAGCTTTTCCTCTTCTATCAAGAACAGACTAGAACTATTTTACTCTGAATTTCTGGAGAATCATTCTTTTTTGACCAGATACAACATGGGCCAGGTAATCTCAGAAAACAACCAGGCTAAATTTGGGGCAATAGTTCCTTGAAGCTATTGTTAGACACATTTCTTGAGCATTCAGGATTTTATATTGAGGTTCATCCGATCATCTTTATTTCCCGCTGTCATATTCCACTCTAGAATGATTCCCACTCCTCATTCCTTCTGTAAACATTTGATTAGGATGCAACCATGAACAAGAAAGActgcctcatggagcttacattttcaTGAAGAGGAGGCAGGCACAAATAAATAGTACTTCCTGGTCTTTCCTTGTTTGCATGCCATAGGGGAAAAAATGCAGCTCATTAGGGCCAACTGGGAGAACAGGCACAGGGAAGGAGTTGATGGATTTGGAAATGGTTTTGGTGAGAACATGCTGAGTTCATTTTTCCTCTCCTGATCTTCATCTCTTTTTCAGTGATATAAAATTGACTCCATTTACATAAAGGGAACCCACTCTATTTTTACCTTAGCTACTCCCTCCTgcccctctgccccaccccccaATAACCCTCTATTAGTCTCTCTACCTCTTCATGAACCATGGATTCATGGGTCTCACAATCCTCTTTTTAGCAGAGACCCCAAGAGAAAAATCCAGTCCCTAGTATCCAAAGGGTCTTTTGATCTCTACAGATTTGGTTAATGTACCCTGCAGAAATGAGGAAGGAATCAGAAATGAGGAAGGTATAAAGAAAggtcttttaatttatttgtgtttgcATTGCAAAAATCTCTTATACATTATCTCAGCTATTGAATACTCCTCCATCGCTTCCAGAATACTTGCATGGATTGAGAGCTCACATCCACCATAGAGATCTTTAATTGTGGAAAAATCTTACCTCTGCAGTTTCCACGCAATGGTCCAAGGTGGCCCACCTCCACAGCAGAACAGTGTGTCTTATCTTTCTTCCAAGTGACAGCCTTTCAACTATGTGTGcagttttaaagttttcttttactCTTCCCAATCTAAACACTTCCAATACATTTTACATGTGATAGGGTTCCAAAACCCTTTTATATTTGACAGCCTTCTTTGAATGTACTTCACTTACCAGTATTCTCAAATGAGTGCACTCAGAATTTTTTCCAGGACTCCAAATACTTGGCTAACATGGAAGACAAATAGATTCATCATTCTTGTCATCAGAAATCatatttctattaatttaaattaaaatcatattagCTCTTGTAGCAGCCAAGTCACCCAGTTATGTTACGTTAAGTAACTTCTTACCTATCCTGTAATTGTGCAATTGATTTTTCGACCCAAGTTTTACATATCCTCCTGTTTTGACTGGCGTATGACATATACAGGcgcaatggaagaaaaaaaatggcaaagggATTTGCATTATTGAGCCCTTACTTTCACAGTCACTGTGACAGATGTTTTATATACATGATCTCATGTAATCTATTTAACAACACTTTGAGACAGGTATTCTTATTACAGCTTTAtgaagaaggaaactgaggctgagagattAAGCAATTGACCTAAGGTTATGTGACTGGTAAATGGCATAGGCAACTACCAGAGGCTCCCCCCACCCTctcagttttcaaaagaaaattagaaatagagtTCATAACGGGAAAGGAATAATAAATGGAGAAAGACAATTTTTATGTTGTAAATTATGCTACAGGAACCTCTTCAAAGCAAAATCTGACCATATGACCCCCTGTTCAAAACCTCTCAATGGCTACCTATCcttggaataaaatccaaattccttacCATAGGATTCAACTGCCTTACTCCAGGAGTTGGTAAACCGCAGGCCACGTACCAAATCCGGCCCACCTCCTATTGTTGcagataaagttttattggaacaaagtCATGCTCATTAGTCTACAGATTGTCTATGTGCTTTTCTGCTCCATGGCAGACTTGAGTAGTTGAAACAGAGACAGGAGCCAacaaagcccaaaatatttactagCTGGCCCCTTTACAGAACGATTTGCTGACTGCTGCCCCACACAATGTAGCCCTTGCCTAATTCTATGACTTCATCTGTTGCCACTACTCTCCTTATTCCCAATGCCCCACCCCTCTGCCTTCTTTCTCATTCTCAATCTCTCAAACTCTTTGCTatttcagggcctttgcacttcctAGTTTCGTGACTTAAACACCCTTTCATCAGAGTTttcctgttatttctttttcatctttcagaTATCAGCTGAAACGGGCCAAAGGGCCATTTGGTCCAAGGGACCTTCCCTGCCCATCCTGGATACAGTAGTCCACACTGCCGTCACCTCAATCCTC containing:
- the SOX9 gene encoding transcription factor SOX-9, producing the protein MNLLDPFMKMTDEQEKGLSGAPSPTMSEDSAGSPCPSGSGSDTENTRPQENTFPKGEPDLKKESEEDKFPVCIREAVSQVLKGYDWTLVPMPVRVNGSSKNKPHVKRPMNAFMVWAQAARRKLADQYPHLHNAELSKTLGKLWRLLNESEKRPFVEEAERLRVQHKKDHPDYKYQPRRRKSVKNGQAEAEEATEQTHISPNAIFKALQADSPHSSSGMSEVHSPGEHSGQSQGPPTPPTTPKTDVQPGKADLKREGRPLPEGGRQPPIDFRDVDIGELSSDVISNIETFDVNEFDQYLPPNGHPGVPATHGQVTYTGSYGISSTAATPAGAGHVWMSKQQAPPPPPQQPPQAPPAPQAPPQPQAAPPQQPAAPPQQPQAHTLTTLSSEPGQSQRTHIKTEQLSPSHYSEQQQHSPQQIAYSPFNLPHYSPSYPPITRSQYDYTDHQNSSSYYSHAAGQGTGLYSTFTYMNPAQRPMYTPIADTSGVPSIPQTHSPQHWEQPVYTQLTRP